From Pseudomonas sp. FP2335, the proteins below share one genomic window:
- a CDS encoding outer membrane lipoprotein carrier protein LolA, protein MRSPVGAGLLAKVVNDIATRLALRGVLRSFASKSNRRTAAPTWIALILLFSIPSLARAFDLQQLSDQLAKPSVIHGNFTQEKHLRALPQPLVSKGTFVLAKDHGLLWRLKTPLQQDYRISAQGIARRDANGWQPLPNKSAGAEQNRLFLAVLQGDSSGLQRDFELQLQGEANDWKLTLIPRSLLLKQVFTQINIDGGELVQNIELLETQGDSTLLRMQDSTAALPLSDAERHDFAQ, encoded by the coding sequence ATGAGGTCCCCTGTGGGAGCGGGCTTGCTCGCGAAGGTCGTCAACGATATTGCAACCCGCCTGGCACTACGCGGCGTCCTCAGGTCCTTCGCGAGCAAGTCGAATCGTCGCACCGCCGCTCCCACATGGATCGCGCTGATCTTGCTGTTCAGTATTCCAAGTCTGGCCCGTGCCTTCGACTTGCAGCAACTCAGCGACCAACTCGCCAAACCCTCGGTGATCCACGGCAACTTCACCCAGGAAAAACACCTGCGCGCCCTGCCCCAGCCGCTGGTCAGCAAAGGCACCTTTGTGCTCGCCAAGGACCACGGCCTGCTATGGCGGCTCAAAACCCCGCTGCAACAGGACTACCGCATCAGCGCCCAGGGCATTGCCCGCCGCGACGCCAACGGTTGGCAGCCGCTGCCGAACAAGAGCGCCGGTGCCGAGCAGAATCGCCTGTTCCTCGCCGTGCTTCAGGGCGACAGCAGCGGCTTGCAACGCGACTTCGAACTGCAACTGCAAGGCGAAGCCAACGACTGGAAACTGACGCTGATCCCACGCTCGCTGCTGTTAAAACAAGTCTTCACCCAGATCAATATCGACGGTGGCGAGCTGGTGCAAAACATCGAGCTGCTGGAAACCCAGGGCGACAGCACCCTACTGCGCATGCAAGACAGCACCGCAGCCCTGCCCCTGAGCGACGCGGAGCGACATGACTTTGCCCAGTGA
- a CDS encoding thioesterase family protein — protein MRSPGVLHCDTEILVPFFDVDTMNVVWHGHYVKYLEVARCALLDKLGHNYTQMLESGYAWPVIDMQLRYVRGAVFGQTINVRASLVEWENRLKVNYLITDLASGERLTRASTVQVAVEIASREMQLASPKVFTDAVERALK, from the coding sequence ATGCGTAGCCCCGGCGTGCTGCACTGCGACACCGAAATCCTCGTGCCGTTTTTCGACGTCGACACCATGAACGTCGTCTGGCACGGGCATTACGTGAAGTACCTGGAAGTGGCGCGCTGCGCGCTGCTCGACAAGCTCGGCCACAACTACACGCAGATGCTGGAATCGGGCTATGCGTGGCCGGTGATCGACATGCAGTTGCGCTACGTGCGTGGCGCCGTGTTTGGCCAGACCATCAACGTGCGTGCCAGCCTGGTGGAGTGGGAAAACCGTTTGAAGGTCAATTACCTGATCACCGACCTGGCCAGCGGCGAGCGCCTGACCCGCGCGAGCACTGTGCAAGTGGCGGTGGAAATCGCCAGCCGCGAGATGCAACTGGCCTCGCCAAAAGTCTTCACAGACGCCGTAGAGAGAGCCCTGAAATGA
- the hutH gene encoding histidine ammonia-lyase, with amino-acid sequence MTTHLEPVTFGERALRIEDVLALANRQAPTQLQCDAAYRQRIAKGAQFLDSLLDKEGVIYGVTTGYGDSCVVAVPLQHVEALPRHLYTFHGCGLGKLLDAQATRAVLAARLQSLCHGVSGVRVELLERLHAFLEHDVLPLIPEEGSVGASGDLTPLSYVAATLSGEREVMFRGERRQAADVHRELGWDPLVLRPKEALALMNGTAVMTGLACLAFARADYLLQLATRITALNVVALQGNPEHFDERLFAAKPHPGQMQVAAWLRKDLAIDAPTAPLHRLQDRYSLRCAPHVLGVLADSLNWLRSFIEIELNSANDNPIIDAEEERVLHGGHFYGGHIAFAMDSLKTLVANVADLLDRQLALLVDVRYNHGLPSNLSGAPKDRAMINHGFKAVQIGTSAWTAEALKNTMPASVFSRSTECHNQDKVSMGTIAARDAIRVLELTEQVAAATLLAANQGVWLRAQAEDARPLPPALAAMHEQLAQDFPPVIEDRALEGELRLCLQRIAAQHWRLHA; translated from the coding sequence ATGACGACGCATCTTGAGCCGGTAACCTTTGGCGAACGCGCCTTGCGCATCGAAGACGTGCTGGCCCTGGCCAACCGTCAGGCGCCCACCCAATTGCAGTGCGATGCCGCCTATCGCCAGCGCATCGCCAAGGGCGCGCAGTTCCTCGACTCGCTGCTGGACAAGGAAGGCGTGATCTACGGCGTGACCACCGGCTACGGCGACTCGTGCGTGGTGGCCGTGCCGTTGCAGCACGTCGAAGCGTTGCCCCGCCACCTGTACACCTTCCACGGTTGCGGCCTGGGCAAGCTACTCGACGCCCAAGCCACCCGCGCCGTGCTGGCCGCGCGTTTGCAGTCGCTGTGCCACGGCGTGTCCGGGGTACGCGTGGAACTGCTGGAGCGCCTGCATGCGTTCCTCGAACACGACGTGCTGCCGCTGATCCCGGAAGAAGGTTCGGTGGGCGCCAGCGGTGATCTGACGCCGCTGTCCTACGTGGCCGCGACCTTGTCCGGCGAACGTGAAGTGATGTTCCGTGGCGAACGCCGCCAGGCCGCCGACGTGCACCGTGAGCTGGGCTGGGACCCGCTGGTGTTGCGCCCCAAGGAAGCCCTGGCGCTGATGAACGGCACCGCCGTGATGACCGGCCTCGCCTGCCTGGCCTTCGCCCGCGCCGACTACCTGCTGCAACTGGCCACGCGCATCACCGCGCTGAACGTGGTGGCGCTGCAAGGCAACCCGGAACACTTCGACGAACGCCTGTTCGCCGCCAAGCCGCATCCGGGGCAGATGCAAGTCGCCGCCTGGCTGCGCAAGGACCTGGCGATCGACGCGCCGACTGCACCGCTGCATCGCTTGCAGGACCGCTACTCGCTGCGCTGCGCCCCCCACGTGTTGGGCGTGCTGGCCGACAGCCTGAACTGGCTGCGTTCGTTCATCGAAATCGAACTGAACAGTGCCAACGACAACCCGATCATCGACGCCGAAGAGGAGCGCGTGCTGCACGGCGGCCACTTCTACGGCGGCCACATTGCCTTCGCCATGGACAGCCTCAAGACCCTGGTGGCCAACGTCGCCGACCTGCTCGACCGCCAGCTCGCACTGCTGGTGGACGTGCGTTACAACCACGGCCTGCCGAGCAACCTGTCCGGCGCCCCCAAGGACCGCGCGATGATCAACCACGGCTTCAAGGCCGTGCAGATCGGCACCAGCGCCTGGACCGCCGAAGCGTTGAAAAACACCATGCCGGCCAGCGTGTTCTCGCGCTCCACCGAATGCCATAACCAAGACAAAGTGAGCATGGGCACCATCGCCGCCCGCGATGCGATCCGCGTGCTGGAGCTGACCGAACAGGTCGCCGCCGCCACCTTGCTCGCCGCCAACCAGGGCGTATGGCTACGCGCCCAGGCCGAAGACGCCCGGCCGTTGCCGCCAGCCCTGGCCGCGATGCACGAACAACTGGCCCAAGACTTCCCGCCGGTGATCGAAGACCGTGCCCTCGAAGGCGAACTGCGCCTGTGCCTGCAGCGCATTGCCGCACAACACTGGAGGCTGCATGCGTAG
- a CDS encoding glycosyl transferase codes for MSDSAKHWADREERGSFLLMKLTAFAAKVLGRRVLSPLLYAIVLYFYLFGRTARQSAWQYQQRLADWSGRDELRPTQRKVFGQFMAFADSLLDKLDVWNGKLRLEQIEINDPAKLRGQLRGERGQMLVGAHLGNLEVCRALAEIGEQVTMNVLVHTKHAEQFNRLLGEAGATHLRLIQVSELDPATMLLLSQRLDDGEWLAIAGDRVPLHGGRTVRVDFLGHDAAFPQGPWLLAGLLKCPVNLLMCLKHQSRYRLTIEPFTPLIEWKRNTREQVIALWTARYAARLGQFCLEAPQQWFNFYPFWKTDDDAS; via the coding sequence ATGAGCGACAGCGCCAAGCACTGGGCCGACCGCGAGGAGCGCGGCAGCTTCCTGCTGATGAAACTCACCGCGTTCGCCGCCAAGGTTCTTGGCCGCCGCGTGCTGAGCCCGCTGCTGTACGCCATCGTCCTGTACTTCTACTTGTTCGGCCGCACTGCGCGCCAGAGCGCCTGGCAATACCAGCAGCGCCTGGCCGACTGGAGCGGGCGTGACGAGCTGCGCCCGACCCAGCGCAAAGTCTTCGGCCAGTTCATGGCCTTCGCCGACTCCCTGCTCGACAAGCTCGACGTATGGAACGGCAAGCTGCGCCTGGAGCAGATCGAGATCAACGATCCGGCCAAGTTACGCGGGCAACTGCGCGGCGAGCGCGGGCAAATGCTGGTGGGCGCACACCTGGGCAACCTCGAAGTGTGCCGCGCCCTCGCCGAAATCGGCGAGCAAGTGACCATGAACGTGCTGGTGCACACCAAGCACGCCGAACAATTCAACCGCCTGCTCGGGGAAGCCGGGGCGACCCACTTGCGCCTGATCCAGGTCAGCGAGCTGGACCCGGCCACCATGCTGCTGCTCAGCCAGCGCCTGGATGACGGCGAGTGGCTGGCCATCGCCGGCGACCGCGTGCCCCTGCATGGCGGGCGCACGGTACGCGTGGACTTCCTCGGCCACGATGCCGCCTTCCCCCAAGGCCCGTGGCTGCTGGCCGGCTTGCTCAAATGCCCGGTGAACCTGCTGATGTGCCTCAAGCACCAAAGCCGCTATCGCCTGACCATCGAGCCGTTCACGCCGTTGATCGAATGGAAACGTAATACCCGCGAGCAGGTCATAGCCCTATGGACCGCGCGTTACGCCGCACGCCTGGGTCAGTTCTGCCTGGAAGCGCCCCAACAATGGTTCAACTTTTACCCTTTCTGGAAGACCGATGACGACGCATCTTGA
- a CDS encoding glycosyltransferase family 2 protein produces the protein MHNPCALIPVYNHEAAVPAVVQSLLNSGLPCLLVDDGSSPACAAVLAQLASLDNVTLLTLPNNQGKGGAVMAGFREAARLGFSHALQVDADGQHDLREVETFLDASRTHPDAVICGYPEYDESVPKGRLYARYLTHVWVWINTLSLQIRDSMCGFRVYPLAPTLALMDSAYIGTRMDFDSDILVRLAWRNQPMRWLPTQVHYPADGLSHFRLLRDNVRISAMHTRLFFGMLVRAPMILWRRWQA, from the coding sequence ATGCATAACCCCTGCGCCCTGATCCCGGTCTACAACCACGAAGCCGCCGTGCCCGCCGTGGTCCAGAGCCTGCTGAACAGCGGCCTGCCCTGCCTGCTGGTGGACGACGGCAGCAGCCCGGCCTGTGCGGCGGTGCTGGCACAACTGGCAAGCCTGGACAACGTCACCTTGCTGACCTTGCCGAACAACCAGGGCAAGGGCGGCGCGGTCATGGCCGGTTTCCGTGAAGCCGCACGCCTGGGCTTCAGCCACGCCCTGCAAGTGGACGCCGACGGCCAGCACGACCTGCGTGAAGTCGAGACCTTCCTCGACGCCTCGCGCACCCACCCCGACGCCGTCATCTGCGGCTACCCCGAATACGACGAGAGCGTGCCCAAGGGACGGCTGTACGCGCGCTACCTGACCCACGTGTGGGTGTGGATCAACACCCTGTCGCTGCAGATCCGCGACTCGATGTGCGGCTTTCGCGTGTACCCGCTGGCCCCCACGCTGGCACTGATGGACTCGGCCTACATCGGCACGCGCATGGATTTCGACTCCGACATCCTGGTGCGTCTGGCCTGGCGCAACCAGCCGATGCGCTGGCTGCCGACCCAAGTGCATTACCCGGCTGATGGCCTGTCGCACTTCCGCCTGCTGCGCGACAACGTACGCATCTCGGCGATGCACACCCGCTTGTTCTTCGGCATGCTGGTGCGTGCGCCGATGATCCTGTGGCGACGGTGGCAGGCATGA
- a CDS encoding acyl-CoA synthetase family protein — MNGLKLEQLLLEPLEQRPVTTEPAMNHAQLWEQSLSLAAGLQARGIQHVAVHLEDAGLLAIALLGAWRAGVGVLLPADLQPQTRQRWDAAVDAWLTEVADLDALYQAPLSAAALDLDTCQLSLCTSGSSGEPKRIDKTLRQLANEVDALETLWGADLKDACIIGSVATQHIYGLLFRVLWPLCAGRTFVRKQLAFPEDLQRASREHPQFAWVASPALLKRMGDNLDWPALSQVARVFSSGGALPIEAAGELYDRLQQWPTEILGSSETGGIAWRQGAQPWQPFADVALSQDADGALRIASPYLPAGHVEQTADAARIHADGRFELLGRLDRIVKLEEKRISLPMLEQALMAHPWVAETRLGVVQENRASLGALVVLSAEGLHALRNQGRRALTQALRQHLSQHCEALALPRRWRVLRQLPLNSQGKLPQAHVEALLLAPRPKAPQVLEQIEADGEWTLQLSIPPDLAYFSGHFPVTPVLPGVVQIEWAFNLGQQLLDLPATFAGMEVLKFQQLVRPGDHIQLHLRFDQERSKLYFAYRNGEAACSSGRILLEKPSE, encoded by the coding sequence ATGAATGGGTTGAAACTTGAGCAGTTGCTGCTTGAGCCGCTGGAACAGCGTCCGGTCACGACCGAACCTGCAATGAATCACGCCCAGCTGTGGGAGCAGTCCCTGAGCCTGGCCGCGGGCCTGCAAGCGCGTGGTATCCAGCACGTCGCCGTGCACCTGGAAGACGCCGGCCTGCTGGCGATCGCCCTGCTGGGTGCCTGGCGAGCCGGTGTCGGCGTACTGCTGCCCGCCGACTTGCAACCGCAAACCCGCCAACGCTGGGACGCAGCCGTCGACGCCTGGTTGACCGAAGTCGCGGACCTCGACGCCCTGTATCAGGCGCCGTTGAGCGCTGCGGCGCTGGATCTGGACACCTGTCAACTGAGCCTGTGCACCTCCGGTTCCAGCGGCGAACCCAAGCGCATCGACAAGACCCTGCGCCAACTGGCCAACGAAGTCGACGCCCTGGAAACCCTGTGGGGCGCAGACCTGAAAGACGCCTGCATCATCGGCAGCGTCGCCACCCAGCATATCTACGGGTTGCTGTTCCGCGTGCTGTGGCCCCTGTGTGCCGGGCGTACCTTTGTGCGCAAGCAACTGGCCTTTCCCGAGGACTTGCAGCGCGCCAGCCGCGAACACCCACAATTCGCCTGGGTTGCCAGCCCGGCGCTGCTCAAGCGCATGGGCGACAACCTCGACTGGCCGGCGCTGAGCCAGGTAGCGCGGGTGTTTTCCTCCGGCGGTGCCTTGCCCATCGAGGCCGCTGGCGAGTTGTACGACCGCTTGCAGCAATGGCCGACGGAAATCCTCGGCAGCTCGGAAACCGGCGGCATCGCCTGGCGCCAGGGCGCACAGCCCTGGCAGCCGTTCGCCGACGTGGCGCTGAGCCAGGACGCCGACGGTGCCCTGCGCATCGCCTCGCCCTATTTGCCCGCCGGGCATGTCGAACAGACCGCCGACGCCGCGCGCATCCATGCCGATGGCCGCTTCGAACTGCTCGGGCGCCTGGACCGCATCGTCAAGCTGGAAGAAAAACGCATCTCCCTGCCCATGCTCGAACAGGCGCTGATGGCCCACCCGTGGGTCGCCGAAACCCGCCTGGGCGTGGTCCAGGAAAACCGCGCCTCCCTCGGCGCGCTGGTGGTGCTGAGCGCCGAAGGCCTGCATGCCCTGCGCAATCAAGGCCGTCGTGCGCTCACCCAAGCCCTGCGCCAGCACCTGAGCCAACACTGCGAAGCCTTGGCGCTGCCGCGTCGCTGGCGTGTGCTGCGCCAGTTACCCCTCAACAGCCAAGGCAAACTGCCCCAGGCCCACGTCGAGGCGTTGCTGCTGGCCCCACGGCCAAAAGCCCCACAAGTGCTGGAACAAATCGAAGCCGACGGCGAATGGACCTTGCAACTGAGCATCCCGCCGGACCTGGCCTACTTCAGCGGCCACTTCCCGGTCACGCCGGTATTGCCGGGCGTGGTGCAGATCGAATGGGCGTTCAACCTCGGCCAGCAACTGCTCGACCTGCCCGCGACCTTTGCCGGGATGGAAGTGCTCAAGTTCCAGCAACTCGTACGGCCGGGCGACCACATCCAACTGCACCTGCGCTTTGATCAGGAGCGCAGCAAGCTGTACTTCGCCTACCGCAATGGCGAGGCGGCCTGCTCCAGTGGGCGGATTTTGCTGGAGAAACCAAGTGAATAA
- a CDS encoding acyl carrier protein codes for MQTRDDIFNTLRDALVELFELEPERVTLDANLYQDLEIDSIDAVDLIDHIKRQTGKKIAAEEFKAVRTVNDVVEAVYRLVQPAA; via the coding sequence ATGCAAACTCGTGACGATATTTTCAACACCTTGCGCGATGCCCTGGTGGAACTGTTTGAACTGGAGCCGGAACGCGTCACCCTTGACGCCAACCTGTACCAGGACCTGGAAATCGATAGCATCGACGCGGTGGACTTGATCGACCATATCAAGCGCCAGACCGGCAAGAAAATCGCTGCCGAAGAGTTCAAGGCGGTGCGCACCGTGAACGACGTGGTTGAGGCGGTGTACCGTCTGGTCCAGCCCGCCGCATGA
- a CDS encoding phosphopantetheine-binding protein, with protein MSNRDTRLEQEIKALIIEALGLEDISVDDIGSDQTLFGEGLGLDSVDALELGLAIQKKYGIKIDADAKDTRNHFTDVASLAAFVTARQAA; from the coding sequence ATGAGCAACCGAGACACACGCCTTGAGCAAGAAATAAAGGCGCTGATCATCGAGGCCCTGGGCCTTGAAGACATCAGCGTCGACGACATCGGTAGCGACCAAACCCTGTTCGGCGAAGGCCTGGGCCTGGACTCGGTAGACGCCCTGGAGTTGGGCCTGGCGATCCAGAAAAAGTACGGCATCAAGATCGATGCCGACGCCAAGGACACCCGCAATCACTTCACCGACGTGGCCAGCCTTGCGGCGTTCGTCACGGCCCGACAGGCAGCTTGA
- a CDS encoding 1-acyl-sn-glycerol-3-phosphate acyltransferase → MELATQVMTDKPRQAYYWRLFATAISFLTFGIGGLCLRLLVFPLLSCLPGDAKQHQRRARHTISCLFWFFIRLMYRLGILTYSVEGAEKLGRPGQMIVANHPSLIDVVFLIGLMRQTNCVVKQSLFQNPFMRGPVRDAGYISNDGSADMLDAAADALRDGQTLIIFPEGTRTTPGAAPAFHRGGAAIALRGATIVTPVVIKVSPTTLTKAEPWYRIPKRRFHFSLRVGADIEPQAFATLGPAPQASRKLNDYLHDYFIKELAEDEQPRHTP, encoded by the coding sequence ATGGAACTGGCAACGCAAGTAATGACCGACAAGCCACGGCAGGCCTACTACTGGCGCCTGTTCGCGACCGCCATCAGCTTCCTGACCTTTGGCATCGGCGGCCTGTGCCTGCGTTTGCTGGTATTCCCGCTGCTCAGTTGCCTGCCGGGCGATGCCAAGCAGCATCAACGGCGCGCCCGCCACACCATCAGTTGCCTGTTCTGGTTTTTCATTCGCCTGATGTACCGCCTGGGCATCCTCACCTACAGCGTCGAAGGTGCGGAAAAACTCGGCCGCCCAGGCCAGATGATCGTCGCCAACCACCCGTCGCTGATCGATGTGGTGTTTCTGATCGGCCTGATGCGCCAGACCAACTGCGTGGTCAAGCAGAGCCTGTTCCAGAACCCGTTCATGCGTGGCCCGGTGCGCGACGCGGGCTACATCAGCAATGACGGCAGCGCCGACATGCTCGACGCCGCCGCCGACGCCCTGCGCGACGGCCAGACCCTGATCATTTTCCCCGAAGGCACCCGCACCACACCCGGTGCCGCGCCCGCCTTTCATCGCGGCGGCGCCGCCATTGCCCTGCGCGGTGCGACAATCGTCACCCCGGTGGTGATCAAGGTCAGCCCCACGACCCTGACCAAGGCCGAACCCTGGTATCGCATCCCAAAACGCCGCTTTCACTTCAGTTTGCGCGTGGGTGCCGATATAGAACCACAGGCGTTCGCCACACTGGGGCCCGCGCCCCAGGCTTCACGCAAGCTCAACGATTACCTGCACGACTATTTTATTAAGGAGCTCGCCGAAGATGAGCAACCGAGACACACGCCTTGA
- a CDS encoding beta-ketoacyl synthase chain length factor, with translation MINFNIAQWRAWAPGLDSAQDWHTWCQAPVLLPASEASPDVSFLPAMQRRRLSRLARMAFSVGWPLAEGLQDLPLVFISRHGETPRTLDILSDLANDQPLSPTQFSLSVHNAVIGLWSILRNETSEMTALAAAGDGLEHGVLEAAALLNEGAPAVLLVITEEQPPAAYASWIKDVPFPYALGLLLTPGDEWQLELHTGTVQPTQTQWPHALNLLRTLLTEQGACQHAWKNRVWNWQRK, from the coding sequence GTGATCAATTTCAATATCGCCCAATGGCGTGCCTGGGCCCCAGGTCTCGACAGCGCGCAGGACTGGCACACCTGGTGCCAGGCCCCGGTGTTGCTGCCAGCCAGCGAAGCCTCCCCCGACGTGTCGTTCCTGCCGGCCATGCAGCGCCGTCGCCTCAGCCGCCTGGCGCGCATGGCGTTCAGCGTCGGTTGGCCATTGGCCGAAGGCCTGCAGGATCTGCCGCTGGTGTTCATCTCCCGGCATGGCGAAACCCCGCGCACCCTCGACATCCTCAGCGACCTGGCCAACGACCAGCCCCTGTCGCCGACCCAGTTCAGCCTGTCGGTGCATAACGCGGTGATTGGCCTGTGGTCGATCCTGCGCAATGAAACCAGCGAAATGACCGCCCTCGCCGCCGCCGGCGATGGCCTGGAGCACGGCGTGCTCGAAGCCGCCGCGCTGCTCAACGAAGGCGCCCCGGCGGTGTTGCTGGTGATCACCGAAGAACAGCCGCCCGCCGCCTACGCCAGCTGGATCAAAGACGTGCCATTCCCCTACGCCCTCGGTCTGTTGCTGACACCGGGCGACGAGTGGCAGCTGGAACTGCACACCGGCACTGTCCAACCCACTCAAACCCAGTGGCCCCACGCCCTGAACCTGCTGCGCACCCTGCTCACCGAGCAGGGCGCCTGCCAACATGCCTGGAAGAACCGCGTATGGAACTGGCAACGCAAGTAA